The window AAGacttgaaatatatatatggttacgAGTCTTAATTAAATGATGTCAAAATTGGAGatcattttgaatattaattgcTGATCATCAAGAAACTAATTCTACATTTCTAAAACGAGGACAAttcaatgtatatatatatatatatatatatatatatatatatatatatatatatatatatatatatatatatatatatatatatatatatatatatatatatatatatatatatatatatatatatatatatatatatatatgtagtaACATGCTGCCTAGCTAGCTTAtttgtttgtatttataattatttacgtaCCTACTTGCGTAGGTTCCATGCCACcttgggaagaatgtcaattttgtttataaagttGGAGCGAGGTGTCAATTTTGTTTATGAAGTTGcaaaattctatttttgtatataaagttgtcaaaatgttttaaaaataaataaaataacggCAACATTTAACAGAGTTAATTTGTATCCATGTGGCATACACGTGGCATCCacgtatttattttatatatttgtttatttatttttttaaaaccaacctcaataaataaatcaataaaattatccTCTTTTTTTTATCTGCCTCCATCATCAATCTCTTCATCAGCCCCGTCGCCGCCCTCTTCACCAGTCGTGGCCGTCGCCGCCCTCTTCACAGCTTTAGACACTAAAGCTACTCAAGTTCATCAATTGACATTGAATCACTTATGTTAGAAGAAAGAACAATAGTTGAAATCATTGCAATTCTCTCAATAGTTCTTCAAAAGATCCTTCAAATAGATTGAAAATCAGAAACTTTTCATTTTACGCTTTAGACACTAACCCAATTCAAGTTCAAAAACTGGCATTGAATCACTTATGTTAGAATTAGGAACTCATGAAGGATCAATAACCATACAGTTGAAATCATTGTAATTTTCTCAATAATTCTTCAAAAGACCcttaaaataaagtttgaagAATCACTTTAGTCACTAACCCTATTCAAGTTCATCaactgaatttgaattatttatgttaGAAAAAGGAACCCTAATGAAGATAAAAACGAAGAGAGAGTACAAGAAATAAGAAACCCTAAAacccaaaataaaacataagagACAGGAGAGAAAGGAAGTTACTTGTGAGCTCGAGCTTCGACGCCGGAGTTCTTTTGAGAGAGAGGATCGCGAGGGCCGATTATCTTCTTGGCAATTCGCGACGACCACTGCTGGTGAAGAGGGCGACGACGACCACGACGGGTGAAGAGGGCGGCGACGGCAGGCTGATGAAGAGATTGGTGATGGCGGCTGCCGGTGAAATATGGAGGTAATTaggtttgtaaaaaaattaaaaataataattttattgatttatttactaggtttgttttaaaaatataaaaataaataaatatgtggaTGCCACGTGTATGCCACATGGATACAAATTAACCCCGTTAAATAGTTGccgttattttatttgtttttgaaacattttgacaactttatatacaaaaatagaattttgcgacttcataaataaaattgacaccTCGCTCCAACTTTGTAaacaaaattgacattcttcccattaattatttcatatttatcatattattttaaattatcaaaataaaacaaatcaattaTCTCACGTAGTTGAGGTGGTACCACACACACATGTTGCAGTCTTCTTCTTCCTCGTCTCAAATCTAATCATGAATTTtgttaaagattttatttattcgcTTATTTTCATTAAGTATTAATATGttccttaaaataaaataaacaacttttaataatatatatgacaggATTAGAATTAATTTGTGTAAACACTTTTTTGTTGTGACATGGTTCATGTGTCTTTgatttctattatttttctttagaaaaaagtaaaataaaattcattgtATTGTGACAATGGATGTCAATTATAACTCAACAGTGATTTTGATTCGAACTATTTCTTAGGGATGGGACGAGAGCAAGCCAAAATGGATGAGGCAATCAATGCTAGCCCACCTTTAAAGGCCCCAATCTAgccattaatttaattataaattagttaattttttatacattagaaatgttttatataatatattataattatatattttgtatttgtatatatattatttttcttaaaaaattaattagggcccaatttattttttgaaaatggcCTCCAAATTTTAAGGTCACCGTCAGCCATTGGTCAGGAGAAGACaggatggtatttgtgttagagtttattttatcacaattctatataaaattaataaatataattgaatatataatattaccaatatatttatttatttttgatattttataaaagttttaagtttattttttataataataaaaaaaataatatattaaaatatatataataataaaatattcgtttatataatttgatgtaagatttttttttaataatatgatataacGATGACCCGTGCGAACTTTCCGGAAATGAACGAGGCAggaatgacaataaaaaatatctcCGAAATATAATGGGACTGAGATAGTAAAAACTTATTCTCCGATCCGTTCCCGTTATTATCCATAATTGTGATGTATATATACTTATGTAATATAAATGTTAACTTCCAAgaaattagaaaacaaatatgaattaaataggAAGAACCGTGGGCAAACAACTACTTAAGTATTATTGGATGgtttaatcaattttttcaaCATAGATTCgcattttcatattattaattaaaaggatCGTTAAAGcataattaattacaataaaataacaacatacacataaaaaaaaattaaaagaactAAAAAGAAACTAGAAAATAAAACACTACTAAGGAACCTTAAGAACCTTAATCTCACTATTATTGTTATGATTCTTAGgaatcaattttttattcacccctcaaataaatatacatttcaTTCCATGCCTCCAGGCTCCAAGCATCCTTTTTTATCAACCATATGATATCAACTTATTTAGTTACTAAAAACTTCACAACAATAGACCCCAAATTATGAAATGAAGAGCCTAATATACATAGAAAAACACACATGTTTTAGAACCAAATTTGTTCTTCCAATCCAATCTTgaacaacaaaataaatacaattcaaTAATCTGTATTAATTACAAATCATCAATCCTCCTAACTTCAGCCTTAACCATTTGAGAGAAAACTCTACTCATTCCAACTCCATCAAGATCTCCCATGCTTGTTGTGCTGAATACAATGccctcatcttcttcttcttcttcaatcgtTGTCTTTCCATTCGCGTGTTCGTCGTCGATTCCAACTTGCATTCGAAGAGCCGATTCCAAGTTCCACAACACATTCCCCATCGTCGGCCGATCATTTCCAAATTCCGACAAACATTTAACCGCAATTTCTCCAAATTTCCTCAAAGACTCCACCTTTATAACATCATCTCCCTTAATAAGAAGCCGATCATCAATCACTTTCTCCAATTCACCTCTCTTCTCCATCTTCATCACCCATTCCACCAAATTCACCATCTCTTTCTCCCTTGACGGATCGACCACAGGCCGACCACATAAAACCTCGAGCATAACCACCCCAAACGAATAAACATCCGACTTCTCCGTCAGCTGTCGTGTCGTTAAATATTCAGGGTCAAGATAACCAAAACTACCCTTAACCGCGGTACTCACATGACTCTCATCCAATTCAGGTCCGTTTCTAGATATCCCAAAATCCGACACCTTTGCCATGAAATTCTCGTCTAATAAGATATTCGACGACTTAACGTCGCGATGAATCACCGCGTTCGTCGTACCCGTGTGGAGGTAATGAAGACCTTTAGCCGATCCAATGCAAATCTCCAGCCTCTTACGCCAATTCAAACTCGGATAATCGCCTTCGTAAAGATGATTCCTCAGCGTTCCGTTAAGCATATACTCGTAAATTATAATCATCTCGTTATGATCGTCGCAGTATCCAATAAGCGATACCAAATGACGATGACGAAACAGAGACAGCATCTCGATTTCGGTTCTGAATTCCAACATTCCTTGTTCAGACCCCGACATTCCCCTCTTAACCGCTACCAATGTCCCGTCTTTGAGAATTCCTTTGTAAACTCGCCCGAATCCGCCAAAACCGATAACGTTTCCTTCGCTGAAATTCCCCGTCGCCTCCTCAATCGTCGCAAATGCGAATTGATACCAAGTTTTCGAATCGGAGATAACAGCAGCATCAGACGTGGAATGAACATGAACGTGAACTCTCCTTCTTCTTAATTTACGAACGAGGAAGAACATCGAAGCTATAATAACCACAAGAGCAAGACAAACACCTCCGACAGCTCCCAAGATCGACGAAAGATTCGATTTTGAATCGAAACCCGGATTCGAAAATGGTCGTTGAGAGTCGAATGAGGAAAGGCTTCCGTCTGGATTGCTGATTTTCATTATCTCGAGTCCATTTAGGATGGCATTTGCGTACGAAGTGAAAATCGTAGAAGGGGCGATGCTGATTCTTATAGTGCTGTCGTTTGATTTCACAACAAAGTCTAGATAATACGGGGCACCGAATACTGATTTTGTTTCGCCGCTCAAATCTAGATTTTCTTCGACAATCAAAGAATTGACGTAAACCTTCAAGAAGATTCTTTCCGGCTGGGATGTAATAAAATCGCAGAAATGTAATCGGATAAGGTAATCAAAGCCGGGATCAACATCAAGAACCCATGTTATGTTTGCTAGAATATTAGGATCCATTTCACTTCTAAGCATGGTTACTGTTCCATAAACAGAAGGCGGTGCAATATAAATTGAAGGCCAACCTCTAGAGTAATTCACTGCTTTAATATCCGATTTGAATTCAACAAAATGTTTGTTCATCAAATAAGGTCCATCAGGAATCCAAACTCTCCATAAAGTATCGTTTTCGATCGAAACCATCTCATTCCCCATACTCAGCCTGACTGTTGTTTCCATTGCGTTTGCAGAGAAGGGTCGGTATAACCCGGTTGGGAGATTAATTGCGCGAGCACCATTTGGAAGAAGGTCATTAGGAATGGAGAAAACTTCCAAAGCATTGATGAATGCAAATGAGGAATTTGAAAAGGGGGTGAAAGTAAGGATAAGAACATCTGAAGTAACATTCAAATTGTATTCCTTAACAACAGGATCACTCTGCGGTTGGAATTCTTTAAGAAGGGTGAAGTTTTGGGAAGAAACAGAGAACTTGGCTGAGCTCAAGTTATAGTTTTCATTTACAAAAGGGAAGAAATGCAGACGAATCCAATGTCGACCCTGTTCTTTAATCGGAAAGGAATAACTTGTTGTTTGATTGAAAATCCTTACAGTTTGGAAGAGAATTGAATCATTACTGTTCTTGGTTTTAAGGGTTATATGAAATGGTGTTGAAAGAAGAACATGAGGGTAGAAATTATCACCCACGAAAACCCGATTTACAAAGGAGACATTTTGGGAAGATCCACAGTCTATAAGATAGTTATCAACTGGATCATATTGTGAGAGGACTATTATCAAACAGGTGGTGGACGAGATTAACCAGAGCAGGAATTTATAAGCAGaaatcatcttcatcatctatGCATTTGCTTTCATGGCGTATATCCTGAAACAAACAACAGTAGTAGTGGAATCTTGAgtacattaattattagaaaaacaaaaacccatttgaagatgatccaggaaaCGAAAAGGGTTCACCTGAAAGAGTCCTGTT is drawn from Impatiens glandulifera chromosome 3, dImpGla2.1, whole genome shotgun sequence and contains these coding sequences:
- the LOC124931044 gene encoding receptor-like protein kinase HERK 1, translating into MMKMISAYKFLLWLISSTTCLIIVLSQYDPVDNYLIDCGSSQNVSFVNRVFVGDNFYPHVLLSTPFHITLKTKNSNDSILFQTVRIFNQTTSYSFPIKEQGRHWIRLHFFPFVNENYNLSSAKFSVSSQNFTLLKEFQPQSDPVVKEYNLNVTSDVLILTFTPFSNSSFAFINALEVFSIPNDLLPNGARAINLPTGLYRPFSANAMETTVRLSMGNEMVSIENDTLWRVWIPDGPYLMNKHFVEFKSDIKAVNYSRGWPSIYIAPPSVYGTVTMLRSEMDPNILANITWVLDVDPGFDYLIRLHFCDFITSQPERIFLKVYVNSLIVEENLDLSGETKSVFGAPYYLDFVVKSNDSTIRISIAPSTIFTSYANAILNGLEIMKISNPDGSLSSFDSQRPFSNPGFDSKSNLSSILGAVGGVCLALVVIIASMFFLVRKLRRRRVHVHVHSTSDAAVISDSKTWYQFAFATIEEATGNFSEGNVIGFGGFGRVYKGILKDGTLVAVKRGMSGSEQGMLEFRTEIEMLSLFRHRHLVSLIGYCDDHNEMIIIYEYMLNGTLRNHLYEGDYPSLNWRKRLEICIGSAKGLHYLHTGTTNAVIHRDVKSSNILLDENFMAKVSDFGISRNGPELDESHVSTAVKGSFGYLDPEYLTTRQLTEKSDVYSFGVVMLEVLCGRPVVDPSREKEMVNLVEWVMKMEKRGELEKVIDDRLLIKGDDVIKVESLRKFGEIAVKCLSEFGNDRPTMGNVLWNLESALRMQVGIDDEHANGKTTIEEEEEDEGIVFSTTSMGDLDGVGMSRVFSQMVKAEVRRIDDL